A genomic window from Paraburkholderia phytofirmans OLGA172 includes:
- a CDS encoding xanthine dehydrogenase family protein molybdopterin-binding subunit, with product MSRGLLDAQSGAQPPKRGKGGITRRTFLKFGVTVGAASGGGLLLGFSMPAASQDQKAGKSVIGGDGDEAAQNGVFAPNAFIQIDTAGKVTLVIPKVEMGQGVYTSIPMLIAEELEVPLDTVTLDHAPPNEKLFMDPLLGGQLTGGSTSIRYAWEPMRRAGAAARTVLISAAAQQWQVDPASCHAQAGQVIHAASNRSIGYGQLVNAAAKLPAPQNVPLKDPKDFKLIGTAVKRLDSPEKVDGTAMFGLDVRVPDMVYAAIANCPVFGGTLASVDDTNAKKIPGVRQVVKVDNAVAVIGDHTWAAKRGLQALDIKWNEGAGAQIGMKQIVDDLANASQRNGAVARKDGDVNNAFSNAKTRVDAVYQQPFLAHATMEPINCTVHVRPDGCEIWIGSQVPTRVVDAAVAVTGLPADKIVVHNHLLGGGFGRRLEFDMVTQAVKIGKQVSTPVKVLWTREEDIQHDMYRPYYYDKISAGLDANGKPIAWQHRIVGSSILARFAPPAFKNGLDPDAVEVASDLPYDLPNQLVDYVRQEPHAVPTAFWRGVGPTRGTFVVESFIDELAAQAKVDPVKYRQDLLGKTPRALNVLNTAAQAANWGSAVPKGQGRGVSVMHAFGSFFSIVVDVAVDQGEVAVKRVVCAVDCGMVVNPNTIEAQVQGGIIFGITAALYSEITIKNGRVEQNNFTDYRMLRIDQTPPIEVHIVKSGEAPGGIGEPGTAALAPALTNAIYAATGKRLRQLPVGSQLQTA from the coding sequence ATGTCCCGGGGATTGCTCGATGCACAAAGCGGCGCGCAGCCGCCGAAGCGTGGCAAGGGCGGCATCACACGCCGCACGTTCCTGAAGTTCGGCGTCACGGTGGGCGCGGCAAGCGGCGGCGGCTTGCTGCTCGGCTTCAGCATGCCGGCCGCCAGTCAGGATCAGAAGGCGGGCAAATCGGTCATCGGCGGCGATGGGGATGAAGCAGCGCAGAATGGTGTGTTCGCGCCGAACGCCTTCATCCAGATCGACACGGCGGGCAAGGTCACGCTGGTGATTCCGAAGGTCGAAATGGGGCAAGGCGTCTACACGTCGATCCCGATGCTGATCGCCGAAGAGCTCGAAGTGCCGCTCGACACGGTCACGCTCGACCACGCGCCACCGAACGAAAAGCTCTTCATGGACCCGCTGCTCGGCGGCCAGCTCACGGGCGGTTCGACGTCGATCCGCTATGCCTGGGAGCCGATGCGCCGTGCCGGCGCGGCCGCACGCACCGTACTGATCAGCGCCGCCGCGCAGCAATGGCAAGTCGATCCGGCCAGCTGCCATGCGCAAGCCGGGCAGGTGATTCATGCGGCGAGCAATCGCAGCATCGGTTACGGACAGTTGGTGAACGCCGCGGCGAAGCTGCCCGCGCCACAGAACGTGCCGTTGAAAGATCCGAAAGATTTCAAGCTGATCGGCACCGCGGTCAAACGCCTCGATTCGCCGGAGAAAGTGGACGGCACCGCCATGTTCGGACTGGACGTGCGCGTGCCCGACATGGTCTACGCGGCCATCGCGAACTGCCCGGTGTTCGGCGGCACGCTCGCCAGCGTCGACGATACCAATGCGAAGAAAATCCCCGGTGTGCGCCAGGTCGTCAAAGTTGATAACGCGGTCGCCGTGATCGGCGATCACACGTGGGCCGCCAAACGCGGTTTGCAGGCGCTGGATATCAAATGGAACGAAGGCGCGGGCGCGCAGATCGGGATGAAGCAGATCGTCGACGATCTCGCCAATGCCTCGCAGCGCAATGGTGCGGTGGCGCGTAAAGACGGTGACGTGAACAACGCGTTTTCAAACGCGAAGACACGCGTCGACGCCGTGTATCAGCAGCCGTTCCTTGCGCACGCCACGATGGAACCGATCAACTGCACGGTGCACGTGCGGCCTGACGGCTGCGAGATCTGGATCGGCTCGCAAGTGCCGACGCGGGTGGTCGACGCGGCGGTTGCCGTCACGGGTTTGCCGGCGGACAAGATCGTCGTGCACAACCATCTGCTCGGCGGCGGCTTCGGCCGGCGGCTCGAGTTCGACATGGTCACGCAGGCGGTCAAGATCGGCAAACAGGTGTCGACGCCGGTGAAGGTATTGTGGACGCGCGAAGAAGACATCCAGCACGACATGTACCGGCCGTACTACTACGACAAGATCTCCGCCGGGCTCGACGCGAACGGCAAGCCGATCGCGTGGCAGCATCGGATTGTCGGCTCGTCGATCCTGGCGCGTTTCGCGCCGCCGGCGTTCAAGAATGGCCTTGATCCCGATGCGGTGGAAGTCGCCTCCGACCTGCCGTACGATCTGCCGAATCAGTTGGTCGATTATGTGCGGCAGGAACCGCATGCGGTTCCCACCGCATTCTGGCGCGGCGTGGGGCCGACGCGCGGCACCTTCGTGGTCGAGAGCTTCATCGACGAACTCGCCGCGCAGGCGAAAGTCGATCCGGTCAAATACCGCCAGGATCTGCTCGGCAAAACGCCACGCGCGCTGAACGTGCTCAACACCGCCGCGCAGGCGGCGAACTGGGGCAGTGCGGTGCCGAAGGGCCAGGGGCGTGGCGTGTCGGTGATGCATGCGTTCGGCAGCTTCTTCTCGATCGTTGTCGACGTGGCGGTCGATCAGGGCGAGGTGGCCGTCAAGCGGGTGGTGTGCGCGGTCGATTGCGGGATGGTGGTGAATCCGAACACGATCGAAGCGCAGGTGCAAGGCGGCATCATCTTTGGCATTACGGCCGCGCTCTACAGTGAGATCACGATCAAGAACGGCCGCGTGGAGCAGAACAACTTCACCGACTACCGGATGCTGCGGATCGATCAAACACCGCCTATCGAGGTGCATATCGTGAAGAGCGGCGAGGCGCCTGGCGGCATCGGCGAGCCGGGCACGGCGGCGCTCGCCCCCGCTCTGACGAACGCGATTTACGCGGCCACCGGCAAGCGGCTGCGGCAATTGCCAGTCGGTAGCCAACTACAAACCGCTTGA
- a CDS encoding AI-2E family transporter, protein MISRPPVVPPESPTPPDCLKKQKAASLVLYVGLVLLALWVVRDFIAVMAWAGVIAIALWPLLHKVESSRWFTGRTTLIAAVLTSAIALLVVLPVGIGIAQALREAHDMSEWFKAVQENGIPLPDSIERLPFGVQQISAWWQANLAQPLRDSAAMKGLHSTTVMTFGRHFGARAAHAVVVFAFMLVTLFVIFQAGPRLSGSLLQGVRRGFGDDGAHLLERMAAAVRGTVSGLVVVGLGEGVLMGVAYCVTGLPHVALLASITAIAAMLPFCAPITFGLAALWLFSQGSVAGAIGLAGFGSVVVFIAEHFVRPVLIGNSTRLPFLLVLFGILGGAETFGLLGLFIGPALMTVLMVLWTDLVQ, encoded by the coding sequence ATGATTTCACGCCCCCCCGTAGTGCCGCCCGAATCGCCGACCCCGCCCGATTGCCTGAAAAAACAGAAAGCGGCATCACTTGTTCTATACGTCGGACTTGTGTTGCTGGCCCTGTGGGTCGTGCGCGATTTCATTGCGGTGATGGCCTGGGCCGGCGTCATTGCGATCGCGCTGTGGCCGCTTTTGCACAAGGTGGAAAGCAGCCGCTGGTTCACTGGCCGTACGACACTGATCGCCGCGGTGCTGACGTCCGCGATCGCGTTGCTGGTGGTGCTGCCGGTCGGAATCGGCATCGCGCAAGCGTTGCGCGAAGCCCATGACATGAGCGAGTGGTTCAAGGCCGTGCAGGAAAACGGTATTCCGCTGCCGGACAGCATCGAGCGCTTGCCGTTCGGCGTGCAACAGATTTCGGCCTGGTGGCAGGCCAATCTCGCCCAGCCGTTGCGCGACTCGGCGGCTATGAAGGGGCTGCACAGCACCACGGTGATGACGTTCGGCCGCCACTTCGGCGCACGCGCGGCGCACGCCGTGGTGGTGTTCGCCTTCATGCTGGTCACGCTGTTCGTGATTTTTCAGGCGGGGCCGCGTCTGTCCGGCTCGCTGCTACAGGGCGTGCGGCGCGGCTTCGGCGACGACGGCGCGCACTTGCTCGAGCGCATGGCCGCGGCCGTGCGCGGCACGGTGTCGGGGCTGGTGGTGGTCGGGCTCGGCGAGGGTGTGTTGATGGGCGTGGCCTATTGCGTCACCGGCTTGCCGCACGTCGCGCTGCTTGCGTCGATCACGGCGATCGCCGCGATGCTGCCGTTCTGCGCACCGATCACGTTCGGCCTCGCGGCCTTGTGGCTGTTCTCGCAAGGCTCGGTTGCCGGAGCCATCGGGCTTGCGGGGTTCGGTTCAGTGGTGGTGTTCATCGCGGAACATTTCGTGCGGCCGGTGCTGATCGGCAACTCGACGCGCCTGCCCTTTCTGCTGGTGCTGTTTGGCATTCTCGGCGGGGCGGAAACGTTCGGTTTGCTTGGCCTCTTCATCGGGCCCGCGCTCATGACCGTGTTGATGGTGTTGTGGACCGATCTCGTGCAATAG
- a CDS encoding amino acid ABC transporter permease, translated as MTYAFDFSGFGLYAGLLARGVAVTLGLTAVSTVLGGLVGIGGASIAVAGPKWARWVVATYVELIRNTPFIVQLFFIFFGLPSLGIHIDEVQAAILAMTVNLGAYAIEIVRAGIDSISRGQVQAAQALGLHGRQVFRYVVLPQAIANVFPALLSQVLIVMLGSAVVSQISVPDLTYAANFIQSRNFRSFESYLIITATYLVLSIVLRQLMNRLGRNLFAGRAARSGSSGSAPRNWRTRLMWRAARTLPTER; from the coding sequence ATGACCTATGCGTTCGATTTCAGCGGCTTCGGCCTCTATGCGGGACTGCTCGCGCGCGGCGTCGCCGTCACGCTGGGGCTGACCGCCGTGTCCACCGTGCTCGGCGGCCTCGTCGGCATTGGCGGCGCGAGCATCGCGGTGGCCGGGCCGAAGTGGGCCCGCTGGGTAGTCGCAACTTACGTCGAGTTGATCCGCAATACGCCCTTCATCGTGCAGTTGTTCTTCATCTTCTTCGGCTTGCCGAGCCTCGGCATTCATATCGACGAAGTGCAGGCCGCGATTCTGGCGATGACCGTCAATCTCGGCGCCTACGCGATCGAAATCGTGCGCGCCGGGATCGATTCGATTTCGCGCGGCCAGGTGCAGGCGGCGCAAGCGCTCGGCCTGCATGGACGGCAAGTGTTTCGCTACGTCGTGCTGCCGCAGGCGATTGCCAACGTGTTTCCCGCGCTGTTAAGCCAGGTGCTGATCGTGATGCTCGGCTCGGCGGTGGTCTCGCAGATCTCGGTGCCCGATCTGACCTACGCGGCCAACTTCATCCAGTCGCGCAACTTCCGCTCGTTCGAGAGCTACCTGATCATCACCGCGACGTATCTGGTGTTGTCGATCGTGTTGCGGCAGCTCATGAACCGGCTCGGCCGCAACCTCTTCGCGGGCCGCGCGGCTCGCAGCGGCAGCAGCGGCAGCGCGCCGCGTAACTGGCGCACCCGCCTGATGTGGCGCGCCGCCCGCACTCTGCCGACGGAGCGTTGA
- a CDS encoding amino acid ABC transporter permease produces the protein MVEFTLWDIARNLLFAARWTVLLSLIAFFGGGIVGLILLAMRVSPLPWLRRIVVVYVEVFQGTPLLMQLFLAFFGLPLLGVDVSPWVAAAVTLTLYTSAYLVDIWRGCVEAVPRGQWAAGASLGMTFSQQLRYIIWPQALKIAVAPTVGFLVQVVKSTALASIIGFTELTKTGTMITNAAFRPFPIYGMVAMIYFAMCFPLTWYARVLEKRAKVGQHR, from the coding sequence ATGGTCGAATTCACGCTGTGGGACATCGCCCGCAATCTGTTGTTCGCCGCCCGCTGGACGGTGTTGTTGTCGCTGATCGCGTTTTTCGGCGGCGGCATTGTCGGGCTGATCCTGCTCGCAATGCGCGTGTCGCCGTTGCCGTGGTTGCGGCGGATCGTGGTGGTGTATGTGGAAGTGTTTCAGGGCACGCCGCTGCTGATGCAGCTGTTTCTGGCGTTCTTCGGTCTGCCGTTGCTAGGTGTCGACGTCTCGCCCTGGGTCGCGGCAGCCGTCACGCTGACGCTTTATACCAGCGCTTATCTGGTCGATATCTGGCGCGGCTGCGTGGAAGCCGTGCCGCGTGGTCAATGGGCCGCCGGGGCGAGTCTGGGCATGACGTTCAGCCAGCAACTGCGCTACATCATCTGGCCGCAGGCGCTGAAGATCGCCGTAGCGCCGACGGTCGGCTTCCTCGTGCAGGTGGTGAAGAGCACGGCGCTCGCGTCGATCATCGGCTTCACGGAATTGACCAAGACCGGCACGATGATCACGAACGCCGCATTCCGCCCGTTTCCGATCTACGGCATGGTCGCGATGATTTACTTCGCGATGTGTTTCCCATTGACGTGGTATGCGCGCGTGCTGGAGAAGCGGGCAAAGGTGGGACAGCACCGGTAA
- a CDS encoding c-type cytochrome gives MKDTLKGFGVALCVALPFLMQTPAQAADQALVQRGAYLAKLGDCVACHTAPKGKPFAGGLPMTTPMGQIYTTNITPDQQTGIGNYTEEDFAKAMREGVAKDGHNLYPAMPYPSYAKVNDDDMKALYAYFMSGVVPVQQANREPDIKWPLNMRWPLKFWNMVFVEKGVYQDKPGKDVAWNRGAYLIQGLGHCGSCHTPRGIAFQEKALDESGSAFLTGGLLDGWFAANLTGEHNAGLGRWNNQDLQAFLKTGANRHASAFGSMTSVINNSTQGLNDTDIAAMSTYLKSIPPAGGSGAPPYTYDPQATKVSLTRPANDAGARVYTAYCMHCHGVDGRGFAPMLAPLAGNPNVLEKDPSSLINVTLNGTEDLVIGGIPAPYPMPKYAPVLNDQQIADVLTFVRAGWNNGGSAVTAADVAKLRKSTQAAR, from the coding sequence ATGAAAGACACACTCAAGGGTTTCGGCGTGGCGCTGTGCGTGGCATTGCCGTTCCTGATGCAAACCCCGGCGCAAGCAGCGGATCAGGCGCTGGTGCAGCGCGGCGCCTATCTGGCGAAGCTTGGCGACTGCGTCGCTTGCCATACGGCGCCGAAGGGCAAACCGTTCGCGGGCGGCCTGCCGATGACCACGCCGATGGGCCAGATCTACACCACCAACATCACGCCGGATCAGCAAACCGGCATCGGCAATTACACGGAAGAGGACTTTGCGAAAGCGATGCGCGAAGGCGTCGCGAAAGACGGTCATAACCTGTATCCGGCGATGCCGTATCCGTCGTATGCGAAGGTCAACGACGACGACATGAAAGCGCTGTACGCGTACTTCATGAGCGGCGTCGTGCCGGTACAGCAGGCGAACCGCGAGCCGGACATCAAATGGCCGTTGAACATGCGCTGGCCGTTGAAGTTCTGGAACATGGTGTTCGTGGAGAAGGGCGTCTATCAGGACAAGCCGGGCAAAGATGTCGCGTGGAATCGTGGCGCGTATCTGATCCAGGGTCTGGGGCATTGCGGGTCGTGTCATACGCCGCGCGGCATTGCGTTCCAGGAGAAGGCGCTGGATGAAAGCGGCAGCGCGTTCCTGACTGGCGGCCTGCTGGACGGCTGGTTCGCGGCGAACCTGACGGGCGAGCACAACGCCGGCCTGGGGCGCTGGAACAATCAGGATCTGCAGGCGTTCCTGAAGACCGGCGCCAATCGCCATGCATCGGCGTTCGGTTCGATGACCAGTGTGATCAACAACAGCACGCAGGGCTTGAACGACACCGACATCGCCGCGATGTCCACATACCTGAAGTCGATCCCGCCGGCGGGCGGCAGTGGCGCGCCGCCTTATACGTATGACCCACAGGCGACGAAAGTGTCGTTGACCCGTCCTGCCAACGATGCCGGTGCGCGCGTTTATACGGCGTATTGCATGCACTGCCATGGCGTCGATGGGCGCGGCTTTGCGCCGATGCTGGCGCCGTTAGCCGGCAATCCGAACGTGCTGGAGAAGGATCCGTCCTCGCTGATCAACGTGACGCTGAACGGCACGGAGGATCTGGTGATCGGCGGCATTCCCGCGCCGTATCCAATGCCGAAGTACGCGCCGGTGCTCAACGACCAGCAGATCGCCGATGTGCTGACCTTTGTGCGAGCCGGGTGGAATAACGGTGGCTCGGCGGTCACGGCGGCTGACGTGGCGAAGTTGCGGAAGTCGACCCAGGCGGCGCGCTAG
- a CDS encoding OpgC domain-containing protein has product MQKSQSRLLELDFFRGLVLLIIVVDHIGGSILSRVTLHAYALCDAAEVFVFLGGFATATAYAALAERRNEATARSRFLRRSLEIYRAFLITAGLMLLVSAVLSAFSIDGPNLATTDLDDLMDTPVAALRDILLLRRQPYLASVLPMYVFFALLVPMILPLARSKPWLLLAGSVALWAGAPAIDAYLPAAPDMHWDFNPFAWQLLFVLGVLARCQPVHQRISAHRLGWLVSVLAFAVVAAAACYKLFIEREPLDASFKQNLSYLRAVNFLAIAWLVANLIQLGWARKLAQWMPWVGMIGRKGLLCFIAGAVISLIVDSVLYAATDGYLNYPLGLVADACAVGALFAVAKASEPLKRFATRLWNLRLRTSP; this is encoded by the coding sequence ATGCAAAAGTCGCAATCCCGCTTGCTTGAGCTCGATTTTTTTCGCGGGCTGGTTCTCCTGATCATCGTCGTCGATCATATCGGCGGCAGTATTCTGTCGCGCGTCACGCTGCATGCGTACGCACTATGCGACGCGGCTGAGGTTTTCGTGTTCCTCGGCGGCTTCGCTACCGCGACGGCCTACGCGGCGCTCGCCGAACGGCGTAACGAGGCGACCGCGCGCAGCCGCTTCCTGCGGCGCTCGCTTGAAATCTATCGCGCCTTCCTCATCACTGCCGGCTTGATGCTGCTGGTCAGCGCGGTGCTGAGTGCGTTCAGTATCGACGGCCCGAATCTCGCCACCACCGATCTCGACGATCTGATGGACACCCCCGTGGCCGCCCTGCGCGACATCCTGCTATTGCGCCGTCAGCCGTATCTTGCTTCCGTGTTGCCGATGTACGTATTCTTCGCGCTGCTGGTGCCCATGATCCTGCCGCTCGCGCGCAGCAAGCCATGGCTGTTGCTAGCCGGCAGTGTCGCGCTGTGGGCGGGCGCACCGGCTATCGACGCCTACCTGCCCGCCGCGCCGGACATGCACTGGGATTTCAACCCGTTTGCCTGGCAGTTGCTGTTCGTGCTCGGCGTGCTGGCACGTTGCCAGCCGGTCCATCAGCGGATCAGCGCGCACCGGCTCGGCTGGCTGGTCAGCGTACTGGCGTTCGCCGTGGTTGCTGCCGCGGCCTGCTACAAGCTTTTTATCGAACGCGAGCCGCTCGATGCCAGCTTCAAGCAAAACCTCTCCTACCTGCGCGCCGTCAATTTTCTCGCGATTGCCTGGCTCGTCGCGAACCTGATCCAGCTCGGCTGGGCACGAAAGCTCGCTCAATGGATGCCGTGGGTCGGCATGATCGGCCGTAAAGGGCTGCTGTGCTTTATTGCAGGCGCCGTGATTTCGCTGATCGTCGATTCGGTGCTGTATGCCGCGACCGACGGCTATCTGAACTATCCCCTCGGGCTGGTGGCGGACGCATGTGCGGTCGGCGCACTGTTCGCCGTCGCCAAGGCGTCGGAGCCGCTCAAGCGCTTCGCCACGCGTCTCTGGAACTTGCGTCTCAGAACCTCGCCCTGA
- a CDS encoding (2Fe-2S)-binding protein yields the protein MTTFNINGQTHTVDAPPDMPLLWVLRDLVGLTGTKFGCGIAQCGACTVHLDGVAVRSCVLPAAAVGDKKITTIEAVGSTPAGEKVQQAWRQLDVVQCGYCQSGQVMSAASLIASNPNPTDADIDAAMAGNICRCGTYNRIRAAIKQAAKGA from the coding sequence ATGACAACGTTCAATATCAACGGCCAGACTCATACTGTCGACGCGCCGCCCGACATGCCCCTGCTGTGGGTCTTACGCGACCTCGTCGGCTTGACCGGCACCAAGTTCGGTTGCGGCATCGCTCAATGCGGCGCATGCACCGTGCATCTCGATGGCGTCGCGGTGCGCTCGTGCGTGCTGCCGGCGGCGGCTGTCGGCGACAAGAAAATCACCACCATCGAAGCGGTCGGCAGCACGCCGGCCGGGGAGAAGGTGCAGCAGGCATGGCGTCAGCTGGACGTCGTGCAATGCGGCTACTGTCAGTCGGGGCAGGTGATGTCGGCGGCATCGCTGATCGCGAGCAACCCCAATCCGACCGACGCGGATATCGACGCCGCCATGGCCGGCAACATTTGCCGCTGTGGGACGTACAACCGAATTCGCGCGGCGATCAAGCAAGCCGCGAAGGGAGCCTGA
- a CDS encoding porin, with product MNKQVFALAVSTALSATSLAIFSPPVSAQTSVTLYGVLDEGINYTNNVGRGHVYELASGYAQGSRWGLKGAEELGGGLKAIFQLENGFDVSSGRLDQGGRMFGRQAFVGLSSEPYGTLTFGRQYDSVVDYLAPTTANGNWAGLLFSHPYDNDNTDNSFRLDNSVKYTSPSLSGFQFGGVYSFSNDTGFANNRAYSFGGQYTYGGLLVAAAYLQADNPGNGSNGAITANDASFIAARMRVFGGGITYTFGPATAGFVYTNSNYLDPTGNGYLGVTPLVPLVPPGVLLNSLKYQNFEVNGKYQISPMLFVGAQYVYSMETYDASSGGVKPKIHSFGLMADYNLSKRTDVYIQGEYQQVTGDPTYSILDDAFTPGTQSPSSTSKQVVLRAAIRHKF from the coding sequence ATGAACAAGCAAGTGTTCGCGCTGGCTGTCTCCACCGCTTTGTCCGCAACCTCGTTAGCTATTTTCTCCCCGCCTGTTTCTGCCCAGACGAGCGTGACGCTGTACGGCGTACTCGACGAGGGCATCAACTACACCAACAATGTCGGCCGCGGCCACGTCTATGAACTTGCGAGCGGCTATGCGCAAGGCAGCCGCTGGGGCTTGAAAGGCGCCGAGGAACTGGGCGGCGGACTGAAGGCGATCTTCCAGCTGGAAAACGGCTTCGACGTCAGCTCCGGGCGGCTTGATCAGGGCGGCCGGATGTTCGGCCGCCAGGCGTTTGTCGGCTTGAGCTCGGAGCCATACGGCACATTGACGTTCGGCCGCCAGTACGACTCGGTGGTCGACTATCTGGCGCCGACGACGGCCAACGGCAACTGGGCCGGGTTACTGTTCTCGCATCCGTACGATAACGACAACACCGACAACTCATTCCGCCTCGACAACAGCGTCAAGTACACCAGCCCGTCGCTCTCGGGCTTTCAGTTCGGCGGCGTCTACAGCTTCAGCAACGACACGGGCTTCGCCAACAACCGCGCGTACAGTTTCGGCGGCCAGTACACCTACGGCGGACTGCTGGTGGCCGCGGCATATCTGCAGGCCGACAACCCCGGCAACGGCTCAAACGGCGCGATCACCGCGAACGATGCCAGCTTTATCGCCGCCCGCATGCGCGTGTTCGGCGGTGGCATCACGTATACCTTCGGCCCGGCGACTGCCGGCTTCGTGTACACCAACTCGAACTATCTGGATCCCACCGGCAACGGCTATCTCGGCGTGACGCCGCTTGTGCCGCTCGTGCCGCCAGGCGTGTTATTGAATTCGCTGAAGTATCAGAACTTCGAGGTGAACGGCAAGTATCAGATTTCGCCGATGCTGTTCGTCGGCGCGCAGTACGTGTACTCGATGGAAACCTACGACGCTTCGAGCGGCGGCGTGAAGCCGAAGATTCATTCGTTCGGCTTGATGGCGGACTACAACCTGTCCAAGCGCACCGACGTGTACATTCAGGGCGAATATCAGCAGGTGACCGGCGACCCCACCTACTCGATTCTTGACGATGCGTTTACGCCGGGCACCCAGTCGCCGTCATCGACGTCGAAGCAGGTCGTGCTGCGTGCAGCGATACGGCATAAGTTCTAG
- a CDS encoding alpha/beta hydrolase, translating into MRLFLHSALLALCAAVGAPASAGTVISRSFHSEALGRDWAYTIYLPTGYRHDAARIPVLYLLHGNNGDANDWLTQGHLQTTADALIERKEIPPVAIVMPQGGTDWYVDRKEKMETAFFDDLLPEIETRYAVATQRGGRMIGGVSMGGFGALRYAMTQPNLFCGALLLSPAIYANEPPLASAARRVGVFGDRQFDPHVWRALNYPAQWERYMSQPYRLPMFIAAGDDDLAIQADASSLYTHLRLAGNPAALRIIDGGHTWDVWSALLPAALRYTLGCVKQPARDQEK; encoded by the coding sequence ATGCGTCTATTCCTACATTCCGCACTCCTCGCGCTGTGCGCCGCCGTCGGCGCGCCGGCGAGCGCCGGCACTGTCATCAGCCGAAGCTTCCATTCCGAAGCGCTCGGCCGCGACTGGGCCTACACGATCTATCTGCCCACCGGCTATCGTCACGACGCCGCGCGCATTCCCGTGCTCTACCTCCTGCACGGCAACAACGGCGACGCCAACGACTGGCTCACGCAAGGTCACCTGCAAACCACCGCCGACGCACTGATCGAGCGCAAGGAGATACCGCCGGTCGCGATCGTGATGCCGCAAGGCGGCACCGACTGGTATGTCGATCGCAAGGAGAAGATGGAAACAGCGTTCTTCGACGATCTTCTGCCCGAGATCGAAACGCGCTACGCGGTCGCGACGCAGCGTGGCGGGCGAATGATCGGCGGCGTTTCGATGGGCGGTTTCGGCGCATTGCGCTACGCCATGACGCAACCCAATCTCTTTTGCGGCGCGCTCCTGCTAAGTCCCGCGATCTATGCCAACGAGCCGCCGCTCGCCTCGGCGGCGCGCCGCGTCGGCGTGTTCGGGGACCGGCAGTTCGATCCGCACGTCTGGCGTGCGCTCAACTATCCGGCGCAGTGGGAGCGGTACATGAGCCAGCCCTATCGCCTGCCGATGTTCATCGCCGCCGGCGACGACGACCTCGCAATCCAGGCCGATGCGTCATCGCTATATACGCATCTTCGGCTGGCGGGGAATCCGGCGGCGCTGCGCATTATCGACGGCGGCCACACCTGGGATGTCTGGAGCGCGCTGCTGCCCGCCGCGCTGAGATATACGTTGGGCTGTGTCAAACAGCCGGCCCGCGATCAGGAAAAGTAA
- a CDS encoding peptidoglycan DD-metalloendopeptidase family protein, which translates to MLGKRFDRTMMASLAGVWVALAVSGCANVGQQGAQTGAASGASAASGVPAAAAAPASNAVAGTSVELAADDGTPLKKAPPLVYRVKRGDTLARIAQHHHCSVRQLQAWNGLKPSSRLKRGQVLHVASPETVRAVNAATAAATAAATATANAAANAAAAAKGAAASAPAVPLAAQQASAATTAQATAQSATQSPAPSAAEAREVAQQISRHANGVSLAWPAGGRVVEAFQPGETRGIEIGGKAGDPVRAAAGGKVMYAGTGLNGYGSLIIVQHNKDFLTAYSHNRKLLVRIGDIVRQGQQIAEMGDESNSRVSVGFELRRDGKPIDPLPYLPQGRG; encoded by the coding sequence ATGTTGGGAAAGCGTTTCGACCGAACAATGATGGCCAGTCTGGCTGGCGTGTGGGTCGCGCTGGCGGTCAGCGGTTGTGCGAATGTGGGACAGCAGGGCGCGCAAACCGGCGCGGCATCGGGTGCATCGGCTGCGTCCGGTGTGCCGGCAGCGGCTGCAGCGCCGGCTTCCAATGCGGTTGCAGGCACGTCGGTCGAGCTGGCCGCCGACGACGGCACACCGCTTAAAAAGGCGCCGCCTCTGGTGTATCGCGTCAAGCGTGGCGACACGTTGGCGCGCATCGCGCAGCATCATCATTGCAGTGTCAGGCAGTTGCAGGCGTGGAATGGCCTCAAGCCTTCCTCGCGGTTAAAGCGCGGGCAGGTGCTGCACGTCGCCTCGCCGGAAACGGTGCGAGCGGTTAATGCGGCCACAGCGGCGGCCACAGCGGCGGCCACTGCGACGGCCAACGCGGCGGCCAACGCGGCTGCTGCTGCGAAAGGTGCCGCGGCGTCCGCGCCGGCTGTTCCGCTCGCCGCGCAGCAAGCGTCTGCGGCCACCACCGCGCAGGCAACGGCGCAGTCCGCCACGCAATCGCCCGCGCCCAGCGCTGCTGAGGCGCGCGAAGTTGCGCAGCAGATTTCCCGGCATGCGAACGGCGTGTCGCTGGCATGGCCTGCGGGTGGCCGCGTCGTAGAGGCTTTTCAGCCTGGCGAAACGCGCGGCATCGAAATCGGCGGCAAGGCGGGCGATCCGGTGCGGGCCGCGGCCGGCGGCAAGGTGATGTACGCCGGCACGGGTCTGAATGGCTACGGCAGTCTGATCATCGTCCAGCACAACAAGGACTTTCTGACCGCGTACTCGCATAACCGCAAGCTGCTGGTGAGAATCGGCGACATCGTGCGGCAGGGGCAGCAGATTGCCGAGATGGGCGATGAAAGCAACTCGCGCGTCTCCGTAGGCTTCGAGTTGCGCCGCGACGGCAAGCCGATCGATCCGCTGCCGTATTTGCCGCAAGGCCGCGGCTAG